A window of the Bacillus sp. A301a_S52 genome harbors these coding sequences:
- a CDS encoding class I SAM-dependent RNA methyltransferase, translating into MTKIKLIATAAMGLEAIVAKEVRDLGYENVTVENGKVIFEAEPSAIARTNLWLRTADRVKVLVGEFKVESFEELFEQTKALPWADFISEDAEFPVIGRSVKSKLYSVPDCQAIVKKAVVESLKQSYAVTWFEEKGALQRIEVAIHKDIASLTIDTSGTGLHKRGYRYLHNEAPLKETLAAAMIQLTHWEPNKPFYDPFCGSGTLPIEAAMIGQNIAPGINRSFAFEEWHWFDKMWHDRALEEAEDLAKYDQPLHILGGDIDHKMIELANNNAIEAGFPDLISFKQMQVKDFTTSEEQGVIVGNPPYGERMNEKRHVEQLYRDMGKTFRPLSTWSVYIITSHPYFEKLYGAEATKKRKLYNGNIKTNYFQYWGKRSAK; encoded by the coding sequence TTGACTAAAATAAAATTGATTGCAACAGCCGCCATGGGTTTGGAAGCAATTGTTGCAAAGGAAGTACGTGATTTAGGCTATGAAAATGTCACTGTTGAAAATGGTAAAGTGATATTTGAAGCAGAGCCATCTGCTATTGCCCGTACAAATTTGTGGCTTAGAACTGCAGATCGAGTCAAAGTACTTGTAGGGGAGTTTAAGGTTGAAAGTTTTGAGGAGTTATTTGAACAGACGAAAGCTTTACCGTGGGCAGACTTCATTTCAGAAGATGCTGAATTCCCAGTGATTGGACGTTCAGTTAAGTCAAAGCTATATAGTGTGCCTGATTGCCAAGCCATTGTAAAGAAGGCGGTCGTAGAGAGTTTAAAACAAAGTTATGCGGTGACATGGTTTGAAGAAAAAGGTGCCTTACAGCGTATTGAAGTGGCCATACATAAAGATATCGCGAGTCTTACCATTGACACGAGCGGCACGGGATTACATAAAAGGGGTTATCGTTATTTACACAATGAAGCCCCTTTGAAAGAAACACTGGCGGCGGCCATGATCCAGCTCACACATTGGGAACCGAATAAGCCGTTTTATGATCCGTTTTGTGGGTCAGGAACGTTGCCGATTGAAGCGGCCATGATCGGTCAAAATATTGCACCTGGTATTAATCGGTCATTCGCTTTTGAGGAGTGGCATTGGTTTGATAAGATGTGGCATGACAGAGCATTAGAAGAAGCGGAAGATCTAGCTAAATATGATCAACCACTTCACATTCTAGGTGGAGATATTGATCATAAAATGATTGAACTGGCAAACAACAATGCTATTGAAGCTGGCTTCCCTGATTTAATTTCCTTTAAACAAATGCAAGTGAAAGATTTTACAACGAGTGAAGAGCAAGGCGTTATAGTCGGTAACCCGCCTTATGGTGAACGTATGAATGAAAAACGTCATGTAGAACAATTATATAGGGACATGGGTAAGACGTTTAGACCGTTATCAACTTGGTCGGTTTATATCATAACCTCACATCCTTATTTTGAGAAGTTGTATGGTGCTGAGGCTACTAAAAAGCGTAAATTGTACAATGGGAATATTAAAACGAACTATTTCCAATATTGGGGCAAGCGCTCTGCCAAATAG
- a CDS encoding DUF2564 family protein: protein MYNCFNERVKNVTEDYNEIEQVELAIQAAERMVGQATMSMDATQLQNATQALEEAKQRLEEAKIVNLNHDQWEYSNSRLNRLSHQVENAKD from the coding sequence ATGTATAACTGTTTCAATGAAAGGGTGAAGAACGTGACAGAAGATTACAATGAGATCGAACAGGTAGAATTAGCCATACAGGCGGCAGAAAGAATGGTAGGACAAGCAACGATGAGTATGGATGCGACTCAGCTACAAAATGCCACGCAAGCTTTAGAAGAAGCTAAACAAAGGCTTGAAGAGGCAAAAATAGTTAACTTGAACCATGACCAGTGGGAGTATTCAAATAGTCGACTTAACCGTCTTTCTCATCAAGTTGAAAATGCAAAAGATTAG
- a CDS encoding reverse transcriptase-like protein — MIEVYIDGASAGDPGLSGAGVFIKGNGYLLRHAFPLPAMSNHEAEFYACLKALEVCKEHDFSIISIRSDSKVVVDAIEKKYVKNPLYRGILADILQQMDSMFDYAFIKWIPSKLNKEADQLARQGVRQSLSKNTN; from the coding sequence GTGATTGAAGTCTATATTGATGGTGCAAGTGCAGGAGATCCAGGTTTGTCAGGAGCCGGTGTGTTTATTAAAGGGAATGGTTATTTGTTGAGGCATGCGTTTCCATTGCCGGCTATGTCTAACCATGAAGCTGAATTTTATGCTTGTTTGAAAGCATTAGAGGTTTGTAAAGAGCACGATTTCTCCATTATTTCAATTCGATCCGATTCAAAGGTTGTCGTTGATGCGATCGAGAAGAAGTATGTGAAAAACCCCCTTTATAGAGGGATTTTAGCAGATATTCTTCAGCAAATGGATAGCATGTTTGATTATGCCTTTATTAAATGGATTCCGTCCAAATTGAATAAAGAAGCAGATCAATTAGCAAGACAAGGTGTTAGACAATCGTTGTCTAAAAATACCAATTGA
- the gpsB gene encoding cell division regulator GpsB yields the protein MQYSERIKDKRSTYEVTDVDKKQVSRLTKNEIYEKDFKTSMRGYNQDEVDQFLDDIIKDYEAFENRIQSLEQENERLKKETVSLNERTKNQAPAQPTTGNTNYDILRRLSNLEKHVFGSKLYD from the coding sequence ATGCAGTATTCTGAAAGAATAAAAGACAAACGAAGTACATATGAGGTGACTGATGTGGATAAAAAACAAGTTTCCCGACTGACTAAAAATGAAATATATGAAAAAGATTTTAAAACAAGTATGAGAGGCTATAATCAGGATGAAGTGGATCAATTTCTTGATGATATAATTAAAGATTACGAAGCCTTCGAAAATCGTATCCAATCACTTGAACAAGAAAATGAACGCTTAAAGAAAGAAACGGTGTCATTAAATGAACGTACGAAAAATCAAGCACCAGCTCAACCAACTACAGGGAATACCAATTATGATATTTTACGCCGTCTTTCCAATTTGGAAAAACACGTTTTTGGCAGTAAACTTTACGATTAA
- a CDS encoding spore coat protein CotH, whose product MFQRPCSKPQVLATQFCPPKCNVRELNCDYIVPVVHPSHTTNLVNHRYNFHHSYPHTESTVNRIFNQSFNVGPGPGVGGLGMPGQVAGAQTGPWGAQPRPFW is encoded by the coding sequence ATGTTTCAGCGCCCGTGTTCAAAACCACAAGTGTTAGCTACACAGTTTTGCCCACCAAAATGTAACGTGCGGGAATTAAATTGCGATTATATTGTACCAGTTGTCCACCCTAGCCATACGACAAACCTAGTAAACCATCGCTATAATTTCCACCACAGTTATCCGCACACAGAATCAACGGTGAATCGTATTTTTAACCAGTCTTTTAATGTGGGACCAGGTCCAGGTGTAGGAGGTCTTGGCATGCCAGGCCAAGTGGCAGGAGCCCAAACAGGTCCATGGGGAGCACAACCACGTCCTTTTTGGTAA
- a CDS encoding DUF1273 domain-containing protein, producing the protein MYDVLAISGYKPHEIGVFNEKHDQLPYLKKALTKKIGQLIEEYDVKWIITSGQSGVELWSAESCIHLKKVYPHIQLATIAPFHNQEERYAEATKSLYETVWNESDYCDFITKRPYDSPAQLRLKNQFIVDKSDAALILYDEGTEGTPKYFKEEADKKQAHTDYPIFYLTPDDIEEMVRDEINNESWN; encoded by the coding sequence ATGTATGATGTACTAGCCATTTCTGGTTACAAACCACATGAAATTGGTGTGTTTAATGAAAAACATGACCAATTGCCTTATTTGAAGAAAGCATTGACGAAAAAAATAGGCCAATTGATAGAAGAATATGACGTTAAATGGATTATAACGAGTGGCCAATCTGGTGTTGAATTATGGTCTGCTGAATCATGTATCCACTTAAAAAAAGTGTATCCTCATATTCAATTAGCTACTATCGCCCCTTTTCATAATCAGGAAGAGCGTTATGCGGAGGCGACTAAAAGTCTTTATGAAACAGTGTGGAACGAAAGCGACTATTGTGATTTTATAACAAAAAGACCCTATGACAGCCCTGCGCAATTAAGATTAAAAAATCAATTTATTGTGGATAAAAGCGATGCGGCGCTCATACTGTATGATGAAGGGACTGAAGGAACGCCTAAATACTTTAAGGAAGAAGCAGACAAAAAGCAAGCCCATACAGACTATCCTATCTTTTACTTAACCCCGGACGATATTGAAGAAATGGTACGAGATGAGATCAATAATGAGAGCTGGAATTGA